In Nicotiana tabacum cultivar K326 chromosome 17, ASM71507v2, whole genome shotgun sequence, one DNA window encodes the following:
- the LOC107825008 gene encoding putative xyloglucan endotransglucosylase/hydrolase protein 7, producing MISSSLKYSTVIPILLYALTFSSSVSARPATFLQDFKVAWADSHIKQIDGGKAIQLILDQNSGCGFASKSKYLFGRVSMKIKLVPGDSAGTVTAFYMNSDTDNVRDELDFEFLGNRSGQPYTVQTNVYVHGKGDKEQRINLWFDPSADFHTYTILWNHHHTVFYVDAVPIRVYKNNEAKGIPFPKFQPMGVYSTLWEADDWATRGGLEKINWSRSPFYAYYKDFDIEGCAMPGPANCASNPRNWWEGANYQQLSAVEAKQYRWVRMNHMIYDYCTDKSRNPVTPPECVAGI from the exons ATGATTTCCTCTTCTTTAAAATATTCAACTGTCATTCCAATCTTGCTATATGCCTTGACCTTTTCTTCCTCAGTAAGTGCACGACCCGCCACTTTTTTACAGGACTTTAAAGTGGCATGGGCTGACTCTCACATCAAGCAAATCGATGGCGGCAAGGCTATTCAGCTTATACTCGACCAAAACTCAGGATGTGGGTTTGCTTCCAAAAGCAAATACCTCTTTGGACGTGTTAGCATGAAGATCAAGCTCGTTCCTGGTGACTCTGCTGGAACTGTCACTGCCTTTTAC ATGAACTCGGACACAGATAATGTAAGGGACGAGCTAGACTTCGAGTTCTTGGGAAACAGGTCAGGCCAGCCGTACACTGTCCAAACGAATGTTTATGTCCATGGAAAGGGTGacaaggaacaaaggatcaacctTTGGTTCGATCCATCCGCTGATTTTCATACCTACACCATACTTTGGAACCACCATCACACTGT ATTCTACGTAGACGCAGTACCAATTAGAGTGTACAAGAACAACGAAGCAAAAGGAATCCCATTCCCCAAATTCCAACCCATGGGAGTTTATTCAACATTATGGGAAGCCGACGACTGGGCAACGAGAGGTGGATTAGAGAAAATAAATTGGAGCAGATCCCCATTTTACGCATATTACAAGGACTTTGACATAGAGGGATGTGCAATGCCAGGACCAGCAAACTGTGCCTCAAATCCTCGCAATTGGTGGGAAGGAGCTAATTACCAACAACTCAGTGCTGTGGAAGCAAAGCAATATCGCTGGGTTAGAATGAACCACATGATCTATGATTATTGCACTGACAAATCCAGAAATCCAGTAACCCCACCAGAATGTGTGGCCGGAATATGA